Proteins encoded by one window of Lathyrus oleraceus cultivar Zhongwan6 chromosome 1, CAAS_Psat_ZW6_1.0, whole genome shotgun sequence:
- the LOC127095826 gene encoding uncharacterized protein LOC127095826, translating into MLDEEADDWWINTRQVLDASAEVVTWSVFSREFLRKYFPEDVHGKKEIEFLELKHGNLSVTEYAARFMELAKFYPHYSEATTVFSKCIKFENGLDLEIGKSIGYQQIKRFLELVNRCRIYEDDSKAQSTYYKRLSERRGKKNLNRGKPYSALTDKGKQRVVDGKRPSGGGAPTPLK; encoded by the coding sequence ATGCTAGATGAggaagctgatgactggtggaTCAACACTCGTCAGGTGTTAGATGCTTCAGCTGAAGTTGTGACTTGGTCTGTATTTAGCAGGGAATTTCTGAGAAAATACTTTCCTGAGGATGTTCATGGGAAGAAGGAGATTGAGTTTTTGGAGCTCAAACATGGTAACTTGTCAGTTACTGAGTATGCTGCCAGATTTATGGAACTTGCTAAGTTCTACCCTCATTACAGTGAGGCGACTACTGTGTTCTCGAAGTGTATCAAATTCGAGAATGGTTTGGATCTAGAAATTGGGAAGTCGATTGGATACCAACAGATCAAGAGGTTTCTAGAGTTGGTAAACAGATGTAGAATTTATGAGGATGATAGTAAGGCTCAGTCGACTTACTATAAGAGGCTGAGCGAGAGAAGAGGAAAGAAGAATCTGAATCGTGGGAAGCCATATAGTGCTCTAACTGATAAAGGTAAACAGAGAGTTGTTGATGGTAAGAGGCCaagtgggggaggtgctcctactcCTCTTAAGTGA